ACAATGGTGGGGATGCCCCCAACGTGTCGCGGGTTGGCCAGAACAACCATGCGCCCGGAATCAACAGCGGACAGCATCGTTTCCCGGGAGAGGCTTTCTTTTCGCGCCAGTTCGTCGCCCCTGGCATGCAGCAATGCGGCAAGAATGTTATTGTTGTTGAGAATAGACATAGATCTCCCGAAGTATTCCCCTTTGGTCCGACTTATTTTTCAGGACAAAAGTCCTTGTCCATGAGCCTGCCTTGATCCAATGCCATTTTGACGGCGTCAATCAAGTGGCCACGGAGTCCGACGCGATCAAGATGATTGAGCCCGGCAATGGTCATTCCGGCAGGCGAAACGCCCTGTTCGCGAAGCAGTGCGGGGTGCGTTCCCGTTGTCGCGGCAAGGCTGCCGCACCCCTCCAGCAGCGCCACGGCGATCATGAGGGATTCCTTCCTGCCAAGGCCCGCACTGACGCCCGCTTCGGCAAGACTTTCCAGGATATGAAAAAGGAATGCGGGTCCACACCCGGCGAGGGCGGTAAAAACGTTCATTTTGCTTTCTTCGAATTCCACAACACAACCAATGGCCTCAAACAAATTCCGAATGCGTTGAACGGTATCCGGGGAAACACCCGGGGATACGCACAAGCCGAATATCCCCTTGCCGACTTGCACAAGGATATTTGGCATAATACGAACGACATCAAACGTTTCCCCGGCCAAGGCCGCAAGGGAAGACAGCGTCACCCCAGCCGCAAGGGAGACGAGGATCTTTTTGTGCGCTGCCATTGCTGGCGGAGCGATCGTGACGACTTTCTTGACAACCTCATGGACTTGCTCTGGCCGGACCGCTACGAGAATCAAGTCCGATTTTGAGACAAGATCAGACAAATCGAAGGTCGATTCTATCCCGAATGCGTCCAATGCACGTCGCTGCTCATCTTTATTGACACAGACACAGAGCGAATAGTTTGTGACGGCCAACCGGCTATTCGGAAAAGCCTTGGCCAGGGCCGTCCCCATACTGCCGCAACCGATCATGCCGATTGCGTACCGAACCGCATGTCCATCCATAGCAATCATCCCCACCGAGTTCCTCTTGTCCTGCGAAGCGCGCACCGATGATGACTGGATACCGGCTGGCAATGCTAAATTTCCACCGTTTTTGACAGGCATGCCGCGTCCTCCAGGCTATGGTGCCGTGTCTCGGGAGCCATTTTCCAGCTCACCAAGAAGCCGACGCCCGTGATCGCGGCCGCAATGATCATGGTCGTTCCAATGCCGAGGTCGGCGATGGCGACGGGGACCAGGTATGTTCCAATGGCGGCGCCAAACCGGCTTAAAGAGGAGGCCAGGCCAACGGCGGAAGCGCGGATCTCCGTCGGGAAAAGCTCATTGGGATAAACGAACTGCAGGGTCTGCGCGCCGCCGGTAAAAATGGCATACGCAGAGAAGAAGAGCATTATGACATAGGGGGAGGAGTCGTGGTATATTCCCAGGAAAAGCAAGGCGAGGCCCGACCAGAAAAAGCTATGGAGTAAAAGAAGCCGGCGGCCGAGTTTGTTGATGACCAACAGGGAGATCACCGTGCCGAGCAAAAACAGAACCATGATCACCGACGAACCAGAAGTTCCGGCGCGTTCCGTCAAACCCAACGCTTCGAAAATTGTCGGACAGAAGGCGTACACGGCAAACAGCGGTATGATCGCGCAACTCCAGAATATGGTAATAAAGATCATTCTTGGGCCATATCCGGCTTTGAACAGCGCGGAGACACCAACGTTCTGCGCATTTGATTCTTCATCGACGTCAATGACTTGGTCATGCTTGCCGCACACCATTGTCAAGACGGAATTGGCTTCCGCATAACGACCATTCTTGAGGAGCCAGCGCGGAGATTCCGGTGTCCCGCGGCGCATAAACATGAAGATGGCCGTCGGCAATGCCGCGCTTGCCAGCATCCAGCGCCATCCGTCCGGTCCGATGCCCAGCATCCATTCGCCAACCACATAGGCCACGGCAGCCCCGACAAACCACATGGCCAGGATGAATCCGATAAACGGGCCGCGGTATTTTTTCGGCGTGAATTCCGCGAGCAAGGATGTTGCGATGGGGTAGTCGGCGCCGACGGAAATGCCCAAAATCAACCGCCAGACAAACAAGCTCATGGCGCTCTCGACCCAAAACTGCGCGATGGAGGAAACGCCGATAGCGATAAGATCGATGGTATACAGGATGTGGCGCCCATACTTATCGGTGAACACTCCCCCGAAAAAGCCGCCCAGGATAATACCGATCAGGGCGGATGCGCCAATCAGGCCTTGCCATGTCAGGGACAAATTCAGTTGAGGCGTGGCCTGAACGAGGGCAATTCCGACAATACTCAATACATAGCCATCAAGAAATGGGCCGCCCGATGAATAGATCAGGAGTTTTTTATGGAAAGCGTTCAGTGGGGCGCAATCAAGAATATCTGTCAATTGAGCTGGCATGATATACCTTCCCATCTTGATGGTTAAGAAAATGGCTATCTCTGAGCGATGGCGCGTCCTTGGTGCAATTTTTTGAAAGTTGGTCAATTATAAAGACATAGTGCACGTCTGATACATGTCGGATGCATCTAAAGATCCTGGTCAACCTCAAGGCGTCGAAGCCTGCTGCAATCACCCGCCGCGACAGGAACCGTTGCTTCCTGGGCAAGGAACAGGGTCAAGGGATTTCCCATAGCCAGACCTTAACCGGGCATCCGCGTCCATCGAGTGATCGCAGCAGGCGCGGCGGCAACTAGGCGGGAAACTCCGCCACGGCATCCATTTCGAGCAAGGCATTCTGGGCGATCCTGCTCACTTCAACCGTGACCCTGGCGGGTTTGTGATCCCCCATGAACTGGGCATAGACGGTGTTAAACCCAGCGAAATCGTCCCAATTGGCCAGGAAGACCGTCGTCTTGACAACATTTTTCACGCTGAGCTCGGCAGACGAAAGGACCGAAATCAGATTTTTCATGGTCTGGGCCGTCTGCGCGGCAATATCCGCGCCGACAAGTTTCCCGGTAACGGGATCGAAAGGCACCTGGCCGGACGTATAGAACATCTTTCCACTGCGAATCGCATGCGAATAAGGCCCGCAAGGAGCCGGACTATGCTTGTCGTTGACGTATTCCATAAAATCCTCCGCAGCACAATTGCGTTCTCTGTGATCGCCGCGCCATGCAAGGCATAGGGATGCATGGCGCGGCAAAACATGGCCTTACATCTCGTTGCTTGGCCGCAAAACGATTCTGGCGTCAACGATGTCGACGCCATCCTCCGTGGCAAACACAGGGTTCAGATCGACCTCGGCCACGTCCGCAAGTTCGGTGACCATGTGGGACAGCTTGCTCACGGCCTCGGCCAGTGCCGCCACATTGGCGCCCTTTTGGCCACGCACGCCTTCGAGCAAAGGAGAGCCTTTGATCTCCC
This DNA window, taken from Solidesulfovibrio sp., encodes the following:
- the proC gene encoding pyrroline-5-carboxylate reductase, whose protein sequence is MPVKNGGNLALPAGIQSSSVRASQDKRNSVGMIAMDGHAVRYAIGMIGCGSMGTALAKAFPNSRLAVTNYSLCVCVNKDEQRRALDAFGIESTFDLSDLVSKSDLILVAVRPEQVHEVVKKVVTIAPPAMAAHKKILVSLAAGVTLSSLAALAGETFDVVRIMPNILVQVGKGIFGLCVSPGVSPDTVQRIRNLFEAIGCVVEFEESKMNVFTALAGCGPAFLFHILESLAEAGVSAGLGRKESLMIAVALLEGCGSLAATTGTHPALLREQGVSPAGMTIAGLNHLDRVGLRGHLIDAVKMALDQGRLMDKDFCPEK
- a CDS encoding MFS transporter encodes the protein MPAQLTDILDCAPLNAFHKKLLIYSSGGPFLDGYVLSIVGIALVQATPQLNLSLTWQGLIGASALIGIILGGFFGGVFTDKYGRHILYTIDLIAIGVSSIAQFWVESAMSLFVWRLILGISVGADYPIATSLLAEFTPKKYRGPFIGFILAMWFVGAAVAYVVGEWMLGIGPDGWRWMLASAALPTAIFMFMRRGTPESPRWLLKNGRYAEANSVLTMVCGKHDQVIDVDEESNAQNVGVSALFKAGYGPRMIFITIFWSCAIIPLFAVYAFCPTIFEALGLTERAGTSGSSVIMVLFLLGTVISLLVINKLGRRLLLLHSFFWSGLALLFLGIYHDSSPYVIMLFFSAYAIFTGGAQTLQFVYPNELFPTEIRASAVGLASSLSRFGAAIGTYLVPVAIADLGIGTTMIIAAAITGVGFLVSWKMAPETRHHSLEDAACLSKTVEI
- a CDS encoding Rid family detoxifying hydrolase — protein: MEYVNDKHSPAPCGPYSHAIRSGKMFYTSGQVPFDPVTGKLVGADIAAQTAQTMKNLISVLSSAELSVKNVVKTTVFLANWDDFAGFNTVYAQFMGDHKPARVTVEVSRIAQNALLEMDAVAEFPA